The Methanosphaera stadtmanae DSM 3091 genome includes a window with the following:
- a CDS encoding glycosyltransferase, with translation MLQVIPIILIIIVSLLYFGDKSSKVNDTVSVVIPAFNEEKSIKHVIDTVKQVKSITEIIVVDDGSTDKTYDIVSKEDVVLIKHKINKGKGSAMKTGLKKVTNNIILFLDADLSEINKKQVESIIRPIIKGNADITKTKFKREAGRVTELTAKPLLQFFFPELSFEQPLSGQFAATKNFLDTIDLEKDYGVDIGIVLDADARGMRIHEVDIGNIVHEMSSLKELNLMANEVVRTIVDRAINYGRLTMVDDLGSSIRMEIMGLSLITLGIFGLFFIRFMTTWMSSFIIIIGLIISILYIIKIIKMSLRIYGQSKVSKKQIFKSFIHMHFPIVISIIILLLLTVSLVGSVTISSNQISIEPASKNLIISTSPEPHKGVDVRGPYTIENALENEEQLIRLPTSALSTLQSQYGDNIYINHEKYQLEQSLEGENDLIRMPELARSNLEVNPGDVIRDSDFKTKFENTQQVKNIKVDENTLDKNLNNTTINVDINHTNASVGTEIKSQQLPEKILTVYVNDTEIGKVLASVTNTSYSIYLNEGYSDTIDLNSNTHGVIYNQTYKNSTIEVVLEDSGANTTTEFANDDSYVKFLNINIDNVTINNTTTTTQKD, from the coding sequence ATGTTACAAGTTATACCAATTATATTGATAATTATAGTGTCTTTACTATATTTTGGAGATAAATCTTCTAAAGTAAATGATACTGTATCTGTTGTAATACCTGCATTTAATGAGGAAAAATCAATAAAACATGTAATTGACACAGTAAAACAAGTAAAGAGTATAACAGAAATCATAGTTGTAGATGATGGGTCTACAGATAAAACATATGATATAGTCTCCAAAGAAGATGTTGTACTTATAAAGCATAAGATAAATAAGGGTAAAGGCTCTGCTATGAAAACAGGCCTTAAAAAAGTAACAAATAATATAATTTTATTTTTAGACGCTGATTTATCAGAAATTAATAAAAAACAAGTCGAATCAATAATTCGGCCGATTATTAAAGGGAATGCAGACATAACAAAAACTAAATTTAAAAGAGAAGCAGGACGTGTAACTGAATTAACAGCAAAACCTTTACTTCAATTTTTCTTTCCAGAATTAAGTTTTGAACAACCATTAAGTGGACAGTTTGCAGCAACAAAAAATTTCTTAGATACAATTGATCTTGAAAAGGATTATGGTGTTGATATTGGTATAGTGTTAGATGCGGATGCCCGTGGAATGAGAATACATGAAGTGGATATTGGAAATATTGTTCATGAAATGTCATCATTAAAAGAATTAAATTTAATGGCTAATGAGGTTGTAAGAACAATAGTTGATCGTGCGATTAATTATGGTAGATTGACTATGGTCGATGATTTAGGTAGTTCAATAAGGATGGAAATCATGGGATTATCACTAATAACCTTGGGAATATTTGGATTATTCTTTATTAGATTCATGACTACATGGATGTCTTCATTTATTATAATAATTGGATTAATTATTTCTATACTTTATATTATAAAAATAATTAAGATGTCCTTAAGAATATATGGACAAAGTAAAGTGTCTAAGAAACAAATATTTAAGTCATTTATTCACATGCATTTTCCAATAGTTATTTCTATAATAATTCTATTACTATTAACAGTTTCGTTAGTAGGATCTGTAACTATATCTTCAAATCAAATATCTATAGAACCTGCAAGTAAGAATCTAATAATATCAACATCACCTGAACCTCATAAAGGGGTAGATGTTAGAGGACCATATACAATAGAGAATGCTTTGGAAAATGAAGAACAGCTCATACGTCTCCCAACTTCAGCATTGAGTACTCTTCAATCACAATATGGGGACAATATATATATTAATCATGAAAAGTATCAGCTTGAACAGTCGCTTGAGGGTGAAAATGATTTAATACGTATGCCTGAGTTAGCTAGAAGTAATTTAGAAGTTAATCCGGGGGATGTGATTAGGGATTCAGATTTTAAAACTAAATTCGAGAATACTCAACAAGTAAAAAATATTAAAGTAGATGAAAATACACTAGATAAAAATCTAAATAATACAACTATAAATGTTGATATAAATCATACAAATGCTAGTGTTGGAACAGAAATTAAATCACAGCAACTGCCCGAAAAAATATTAACTGTATATGTAAATGATACAGAAATCGGAAAAGTATTAGCTTCAGTAACAAATACTTCCTATTCTATATATCTAAATGAAGGTTATTCTGATACAATAGATTTAAATTCAAATACACATGGTGTAATATACAATCAAACATATAAAAATTCGACAATTGAAGTTGTTTTAGAAGATAGTGGGGCAAATACAACTACTGAATTTGCAAATGATGATTCATATGTGAAGTTTTTAAATATTAATATAGATAATGTAACTATAAATAATACAACAACTACAACTCAAAAAGATTAG
- the ribH gene encoding 6,7-dimethyl-8-ribityllumazine synthase, with product MIKIGAVVAEFNFDITSMMLELAKEHAKFLDAEITEVFPVPGVYDMPIAIKKLLDEGKVDAVITLGAVIEGDTQHDEIVVQHAARKITDLSLEYNKPVTLGISGPGMTRLEAHKRVEYGKRAVEAAVKLVKRLN from the coding sequence ATGATTAAAATAGGAGCAGTAGTAGCAGAATTTAATTTTGATATAACAAGTATGATGTTAGAATTAGCTAAAGAGCATGCTAAATTTTTAGATGCAGAAATTACAGAGGTATTCCCAGTACCTGGCGTATATGATATGCCTATTGCAATAAAAAAATTATTAGATGAAGGAAAAGTTGATGCAGTTATTACTTTAGGTGCTGTAATTGAAGGAGATACTCAACATGATGAGATTGTAGTACAACACGCAGCAAGAAAAATAACTGATTTATCATTAGAATATAATAAACCAGTAACTCTTGGAATTTCAGGACCAGGAATGACTAGACTTGAAGCACATAAAAGAGTAGAGTATGGTAAACGTGCAGTGGAAGCTGCAGTAAAATTAGTGAAAAGATTAAACTAA
- a CDS encoding RNA-guided endonuclease InsQ/TnpB family protein: MKKISKYYKCRIYPNKKQIELFETNFVAYAYVYNKSKLIYEKEYKENLKSGKKVVYSNKYFYDILKQLLKENNHLKQVDKIILIDAYHRLLDSINNYKTGLSQKPKFIKKTSTQSFRLQCTSKDKLKCKRLYLNDYGTFKLHDKREIQGKLKEVIIKKHNSQWFIILKCSDISITEYPKTNKKVGIDLGIKNLIIMSDGKSIKPPNISKIESKINKYNRKLSKQKENSKNYQKTVLMLHKLYIKRTNIIEDNLHKIAMEIVKDYDFIAMESLDIRNMIKNRRYSHSIYNMNWARLIKLIKINAELNNKTFIQIPQSYPSTKTCSNCKTINNNVTIDVREWECPKCNTYHDRDINAAKNILYKAIEMS; encoded by the coding sequence ATGAAGAAAATATCTAAATATTATAAATGTAGAATATATCCTAATAAAAAACAAATAGAATTATTTGAAACAAATTTTGTAGCGTATGCTTATGTTTATAATAAATCTAAATTAATTTATGAAAAAGAATATAAAGAAAATCTAAAATCTGGAAAAAAGGTAGTATATTCAAATAAATATTTCTATGATATTTTAAAACAATTATTAAAAGAAAATAATCATCTAAAACAAGTAGATAAAATTATACTTATTGATGCATATCATAGACTGTTAGATTCAATAAATAATTATAAAACTGGCTTATCACAAAAACCAAAATTTATTAAAAAAACATCAACACAATCATTTAGACTCCAATGCACCTCCAAAGATAAATTGAAATGTAAAAGATTATATTTAAATGATTATGGAACATTTAAACTACATGATAAACGTGAAATTCAAGGAAAACTTAAGGAAGTTATAATTAAAAAACACAATAGTCAATGGTTTATAATATTAAAATGTAGTGATATTTCAATAACAGAGTATCCTAAAACAAATAAAAAAGTTGGAATAGACTTGGGAATAAAGAACTTGATAATAATGTCAGATGGTAAATCAATTAAACCACCAAATATATCAAAAATAGAATCAAAGATAAATAAATATAATAGAAAATTATCAAAACAAAAGGAAAATAGTAAGAATTACCAAAAAACAGTGTTGATGCTACATAAATTATATATTAAAAGAACAAATATTATTGAGGATAACCTACATAAAATAGCAATGGAAATAGTGAAAGACTATGATTTTATTGCTATGGAATCATTAGATATTAGAAATATGATAAAAAATAGAAGATATAGTCATAGTATATATAATATGAATTGGGCACGACTAATAAAACTAATAAAAATTAATGCTGAACTAAATAATAAAACATTTATACAGATACCTCAAAGTTATCCATCAACGAAGACTTGTAGTAATTGTAAAACAATAAATAATAATGTGACAATAGATGTGAGAGAATGGGAATGTCCTAAATGTAACACATATCATGATAGGGATATTAATGCAGCAAAAAATATTCTATATAAAGCAATAGAAATGTCATAA
- a CDS encoding AEC family transporter encodes MVNPIEIILIPTIMIIIGYALKRNNVLNAKDSTTLSKIVINISLPSLIFVNLSSAHINSNMAILPVASFAVSMVCMLLAYLFSRSRGYSKIKTWTLMIAAAMMNSGFIGFPITLGVFGNEGFLNAIFYDLATTVLFIMFGMILVGEFGGDKKDVVKNGLKFVPLWAVILGLLFNFSHIEMGYVLKNVFTYLGNSTTPLIMLSLGLTIDFREIKHYLKDSLLISLLRLVVSPLLMFGILSAIHLTGLAFNVAVLEAGMSTAMNALVLSITYNLDNKLMSSCIFTDVLLSLVTLTAIITFVV; translated from the coding sequence ATGGTAAACCCTATTGAAATTATATTGATTCCAACAATCATGATTATAATAGGTTATGCTCTTAAAAGAAATAATGTATTAAATGCAAAAGATAGTACAACTTTATCAAAAATAGTAATAAATATAAGCTTGCCTTCATTGATTTTTGTAAATCTTTCAAGTGCTCATATTAATTCAAATATGGCAATATTGCCTGTAGCTTCATTTGCTGTGAGTATGGTCTGTATGTTACTTGCTTATCTTTTCTCTAGAAGTAGAGGTTATTCTAAGATTAAAACATGGACTTTAATGATTGCAGCAGCAATGATGAACTCAGGTTTTATAGGTTTTCCAATTACTTTAGGTGTATTTGGAAATGAAGGTTTTTTAAATGCAATATTTTATGATCTAGCAACAACAGTGTTATTTATAATGTTTGGTATGATACTTGTTGGAGAGTTTGGTGGAGATAAAAAAGATGTTGTGAAGAATGGTTTAAAATTTGTTCCATTATGGGCTGTTATTTTAGGTTTATTATTTAATTTTTCACACATAGAAATGGGTTATGTTTTGAAGAATGTATTTACTTATCTTGGTAATTCAACTACTCCTCTTATTATGTTGTCTTTAGGTTTAACTATTGATTTCAGGGAGATTAAACATTATCTTAAAGATTCATTGTTGATATCTCTTCTTCGTTTAGTTGTATCACCATTACTTATGTTTGGAATTCTAAGTGCTATTCATTTAACTGGATTGGCATTTAATGTTGCTGTTTTAGAGGCAGGTATGTCTACTGCAATGAATGCTTTGGTATTGTCTATTACTTATAATTTGGATAATAAGTTAATGAGTTCTTGTATTTTTACAGATGTATTGTTAAGTTTAGTTACTTTGACTGCAATCATAACATTTGTTGTATAA
- the mmp11 gene encoding methanogenesis marker protein 11 has translation MEILTPDELKEKYTDAWITPYHEILTVTDNNEDKIELIEYHPCPVGSDWMITQYQRTSPLILEAKRDGNKHTYLVKKGKTTLDLKPSFCAAGIEEAIIGDDEIKIIHAGLAGAGVGAAFCRGKAAGVKRVEIFEKGGGSKVGKAAVVTPKLRKVIIGIDDTDIPTEGATWTLANNIATEIQDEKGYKYLEHITCQLYPNNPNKTKNCVSIILVFAVKDEDKEDLINSIKSKLKKDTLSENTAFVVYDKLDIPQEVKNYGIEAKKSMKSFEEAEKIAKRNNIHIEYVTGKAGLIGALAAIGLYNSPEEYAKVYSDE, from the coding sequence ATGGAAATTTTAACACCTGATGAATTAAAAGAAAAATATACTGATGCATGGATAACACCTTATCATGAAATTTTAACGGTAACTGATAATAATGAGGATAAAATAGAATTAATTGAATATCATCCATGTCCTGTAGGATCTGACTGGATGATTACACAATATCAAAGAACAAGTCCGTTAATATTAGAAGCTAAACGTGATGGAAACAAACACACATATCTTGTTAAAAAAGGAAAAACAACTTTGGATTTAAAACCAAGTTTTTGTGCAGCAGGAATAGAAGAAGCTATAATTGGTGATGATGAAATTAAGATAATCCACGCTGGTTTAGCAGGGGCTGGTGTTGGAGCAGCATTTTGTCGAGGTAAAGCAGCAGGTGTAAAACGAGTTGAAATATTTGAGAAGGGTGGTGGTTCTAAAGTAGGTAAAGCTGCAGTTGTAACACCAAAACTTAGAAAAGTAATTATTGGTATTGATGATACGGATATTCCTACTGAAGGCGCTACATGGACACTTGCTAATAATATTGCAACTGAGATACAAGATGAAAAGGGTTATAAGTATTTAGAACATATTACTTGTCAATTATATCCGAATAATCCAAATAAAACTAAGAATTGCGTATCTATAATATTAGTATTTGCAGTAAAAGATGAGGATAAGGAAGATTTAATAAACAGTATTAAATCTAAGTTAAAAAAAGATACATTGTCTGAAAATACAGCATTTGTTGTGTATGATAAGTTAGATATTCCTCAAGAAGTTAAAAATTATGGAATTGAGGCTAAAAAATCTATGAAATCATTTGAAGAAGCAGAAAAAATAGCTAAAAGAAATAATATTCATATTGAATATGTCACTGGAAAAGCAGGACTTATTGGTGCTTTAGCAGCAATTGGTTTGTATAATAGTCCAGAAGAATATGCAAAAGTTTATTCTGATGAATAA
- a CDS encoding UbiD family decarboxylase: MDEITDDIIEISEEVSTEYEITSILKKHPTDTVIFTNIKDSNMNIISGICNTRDKIAKSINTSVDKITENIIKATENPTKITNIKNFDEVYSNNMDVDLSKIPILKHYPKDKGKYITAGVVIAKDPENGQTNASIHRMLVNSNDELGIRIVPRQLYTYYKKAEELNKPLEIAIAIGLNPSTLLASTTSIPITENELEVANTFKEGNLTLVKCETVDIEVPECEILLEGKILPNERKIEGPFVDLTDTYDKIREEPIIKLTRMHYKDNPYYHAILPAGNEHKLLQGLPQEPRIYNSVKNTLPTVQNVVLTEGGCCWLHAVVSIKKQTEGDAKNVLMAALSAHPSLKHCVIVDEDINIFDAVDVEYAIATRVKGDDDIIIIPKARGSSLDPVAQIDGTTTKIGVDATKSFHNIEDYERVSNTLEN; the protein is encoded by the coding sequence ATTGATGAAATAACTGATGATATTATAGAAATTTCTGAAGAAGTATCAACAGAATATGAAATAACATCTATTCTTAAAAAACATCCAACTGATACGGTTATATTTACAAATATTAAAGATTCAAATATGAATATAATTTCTGGAATATGCAATACTAGGGATAAAATAGCAAAATCTATAAATACATCTGTTGATAAAATTACTGAAAATATAATAAAAGCAACAGAAAATCCAACAAAAATAACAAATATTAAGAATTTTGATGAAGTTTATTCAAATAATATGGATGTAGACTTATCAAAAATACCAATTTTAAAACATTATCCTAAAGATAAGGGAAAATATATTACAGCAGGTGTCGTAATAGCAAAAGATCCAGAAAATGGTCAAACCAATGCATCTATTCATAGAATGTTAGTTAATAGTAACGATGAATTGGGAATTAGAATAGTACCTAGACAATTATATACTTATTATAAAAAAGCTGAAGAATTAAACAAACCATTGGAAATTGCAATTGCAATAGGATTAAATCCTTCAACATTACTTGCTAGTACAACAAGTATTCCTATCACTGAAAATGAATTAGAAGTGGCAAATACATTTAAAGAGGGTAATTTAACTTTAGTTAAATGTGAAACTGTTGATATTGAAGTTCCAGAGTGTGAAATTTTACTTGAAGGAAAAATATTACCAAATGAACGTAAAATTGAAGGACCATTTGTTGATTTAACAGATACTTATGATAAAATAAGGGAAGAACCAATAATAAAACTTACAAGGATGCATTATAAAGATAATCCATATTATCATGCAATTCTTCCAGCTGGGAATGAACATAAATTATTACAAGGACTCCCTCAAGAACCACGTATATATAATAGTGTAAAAAATACTCTTCCAACAGTGCAAAATGTAGTATTAACAGAAGGTGGATGTTGTTGGCTACATGCAGTAGTATCAATTAAGAAGCAAACAGAGGGCGATGCTAAAAATGTACTTATGGCTGCATTATCTGCACATCCTTCACTTAAACATTGTGTTATAGTTGATGAAGATATAAATATATTTGATGCAGTTGATGTTGAATATGCTATTGCAACTCGTGTAAAAGGTGATGATGATATAATAATAATACCAAAAGCAAGAGGTTCATCATTAGATCCTGTAGCACAAATAGATGGTACCACAACTAAAATAGGTGTAGATGCGACAAAATCATTCCATAATATTGAAGATTATGAACGTGTAAGTAATACCTTGGAAAATTAA
- the glyA gene encoding serine hydroxymethyltransferase: MSNLEQAERIKNLTKDHHNWMKNSLNLIASENITSRAVREAVASDLSHRYAEGLPGERLYEGCDYIDAIEEETIALSKKLYDAEHVNVQPTSGVVANLASFFALTKPGDLLMSINVPEGGHISHASVSAAGIRGLKISSVPMDDSIMNVDIDKTLSKIREKEPKAIVLGGSLFLFPQPVSEVADVAKEVGAKIIYDAAHVLGLIAGKRFQDPVKEGADIVTGSTHKTFPGPQGGIILCKEEIGRKVDNCVFPGVVSNHHLHHMAALGVATAEMLEFGKDYANQTISNAKALAQALYERGFNVLCEDQGFTESHQVAMDVAKLGDVSKMAKTLQYNNIILNKNLLPWDDVNDSDNPSGIRMGTQELTHRGFKEDEMDQVAEFIKQVVMDKKDVKEDVTEFMQDYTTVHYAFDEGCEGYDYIEF; the protein is encoded by the coding sequence ATGTCTAATTTGGAACAAGCAGAAAGAATTAAAAATTTAACAAAAGATCATCATAATTGGATGAAAAATAGTTTAAACTTAATTGCTAGTGAAAATATTACTAGTAGAGCTGTTAGAGAAGCTGTTGCTTCTGATTTATCCCACAGATATGCTGAAGGTTTACCTGGTGAACGTTTATATGAGGGTTGTGATTATATTGATGCTATTGAAGAAGAAACTATAGCTTTATCTAAAAAGTTATACGATGCTGAACATGTAAATGTTCAACCTACTTCTGGTGTTGTTGCTAACCTTGCAAGTTTCTTTGCTTTAACAAAACCTGGGGATTTATTAATGTCTATTAATGTTCCTGAGGGTGGACATATTAGTCATGCTAGTGTTAGTGCTGCAGGTATTCGTGGTTTAAAAATTTCATCTGTTCCAATGGATGATTCTATAATGAATGTTGATATTGATAAAACTTTATCAAAAATTAGGGAAAAAGAACCTAAAGCTATTGTTCTTGGTGGTAGTTTATTTTTATTCCCTCAACCTGTTAGTGAAGTAGCAGATGTTGCTAAAGAAGTTGGTGCTAAAATCATCTATGATGCTGCTCATGTTTTAGGTTTAATTGCTGGTAAAAGATTCCAGGATCCTGTTAAAGAGGGTGCTGACATAGTTACTGGTAGTACACATAAGACTTTCCCTGGACCTCAGGGTGGTATTATTCTTTGTAAGGAAGAAATTGGTAGAAAAGTTGATAACTGTGTTTTCCCTGGTGTTGTAAGTAATCATCATCTTCATCATATGGCTGCTTTAGGTGTTGCTACTGCTGAAATGTTAGAGTTTGGTAAGGATTATGCTAATCAAACTATTAGTAATGCTAAAGCTTTAGCTCAAGCTTTATATGAAAGAGGATTCAATGTTTTATGTGAAGATCAAGGATTTACTGAATCACATCAAGTTGCTATGGATGTAGCTAAACTTGGTGATGTATCTAAAATGGCTAAAACTTTACAATATAATAACATTATATTAAATAAAAATTTACTTCCATGGGATGATGTAAATGATAGTGATAATCCATCTGGTATTAGAATGGGTACTCAAGAATTAACACATCGTGGATTTAAAGAAGATGAAATGGATCAAGTTGCAGAATTCATTAAACAAGTTGTTATGGATAAAAAAGATGTTAAAGAAGATGTAACTGAGTTTATGCAAGACTACACAACTGTTCATTATGCATTTGATGAAGGTTGTGAAGGTTATGATTATATTGAATTTTAG
- a CDS encoding CoB--CoM heterodisulfide reductase iron-sulfur subunit A family protein — MANNEEVRIGVYTCHCGVNVGGVVDCKAVAEYVETLPDVVVSREYKYMCSDPGQNLIQDDIKELNLNRVVVAACSPRLHEPTFRRCVKEAGLNEFLFDFVNLREQDSWVHGDDPEGATEKAKDLVRMGVAKARLLNPLTAEKVSVEKTAMVIGGGVAGIQTALDLGDMGFKTYLVERRPTLSGRMGQLDKTFPTLDCSMCILAPKMVDAGKHANIELLAYSEVRDVDGYIGNFKVTVERKARFVDEVTCTGCGVCQEVCPIEMPNYFDEGTGMVKAAYIPFPQAVPLVATIDDDYCIGCKLCDKACEIGAIDHEQEPTTVELDIGTIVVATGYDTFDPTEKEEYIFDQAENVITGLQIERYINASGPTQGHVIQPSSGETPKRIAFIQCVGSRDEKVGNPYCSRVCCMYAMKNAQLCVDHEPDTEVTIYYIDIRAFGKGYEEFYRLSQEKYGIRFIRGKAAQLIENEDKTITVRAEDTLLGKSTAYTYDLVVLSVGLVPPEGMDDLRQILGLSKSADGFFMEAHPKLRPVDTMTNGIFLAGVAQGPKDIPDTVAQASGAAARAAIPMIQGEVEIEPITAEVSKDNCGGCEICVELCPFKALSIVDGKCEVNIALCKGCGTCVGACPTGALDQAHFRDEQILAQIEAAFN; from the coding sequence TTGGCAAATAATGAAGAAGTACGTATAGGAGTATACACCTGCCACTGTGGAGTAAACGTTGGTGGAGTAGTAGACTGTAAAGCAGTAGCTGAATACGTAGAAACTTTACCTGATGTTGTAGTTTCACGTGAATACAAATACATGTGTTCTGACCCAGGACAGAACCTTATTCAGGATGATATTAAAGAATTAAACTTAAACAGAGTAGTAGTAGCAGCATGTAGTCCTCGTCTCCACGAACCTACATTCCGTAGATGTGTAAAAGAAGCAGGATTAAACGAATTCTTATTTGATTTCGTAAACCTTAGGGAACAAGACTCCTGGGTACACGGAGATGATCCTGAAGGAGCTACTGAAAAAGCAAAAGATTTAGTAAGAATGGGTGTTGCAAAAGCAAGATTATTAAACCCATTAACAGCAGAAAAAGTATCTGTAGAAAAAACTGCTATGGTTATTGGTGGTGGAGTTGCAGGTATTCAAACAGCTCTTGATTTAGGTGATATGGGATTCAAAACCTACCTTGTAGAAAGAAGACCAACCTTAAGTGGAAGAATGGGACAATTAGATAAAACATTCCCTACACTTGACTGTTCAATGTGTATTTTAGCACCTAAAATGGTAGATGCTGGTAAACACGCTAATATTGAACTTTTAGCTTACTCTGAAGTAAGAGATGTTGATGGTTACATAGGTAACTTTAAAGTAACTGTAGAAAGAAAAGCAAGATTTGTAGATGAAGTAACATGTACAGGTTGTGGTGTATGTCAAGAAGTTTGTCCAATTGAAATGCCTAACTACTTTGATGAAGGAACTGGTATGGTAAAAGCAGCATACATTCCATTCCCACAAGCAGTACCTTTAGTAGCTACTATTGATGATGATTACTGTATTGGATGTAAATTATGTGATAAAGCATGTGAAATAGGTGCAATTGATCATGAACAAGAACCAACAACAGTTGAATTAGATATTGGTACAATTGTAGTAGCAACAGGTTACGATACTTTTGATCCAACAGAAAAAGAAGAATATATCTTTGATCAAGCTGAAAACGTAATTACTGGTTTACAAATTGAAAGATACATAAATGCTTCTGGACCAACACAAGGTCATGTAATCCAACCTTCCTCTGGTGAAACACCTAAGAGAATTGCTTTCATCCAATGTGTAGGTTCTCGTGATGAAAAAGTTGGAAATCCATATTGTTCCAGAGTATGTTGTATGTATGCAATGAAAAACGCACAATTATGTGTTGACCACGAACCTGATACTGAAGTAACTATATATTACATTGATATTCGTGCATTTGGTAAAGGTTATGAAGAGTTCTACAGACTTTCACAAGAAAAATACGGAATCAGATTTATTAGGGGTAAAGCAGCTCAACTTATTGAAAATGAAGATAAAACAATCACAGTACGTGCAGAAGATACCTTATTAGGTAAATCAACAGCATATACTTATGATTTAGTTGTTTTATCTGTAGGTTTAGTACCTCCTGAAGGTATGGATGATTTAAGACAAATCTTAGGATTATCTAAAAGTGCAGATGGATTCTTCATGGAAGCTCACCCTAAACTCAGACCTGTTGACACCATGACTAATGGTATTTTCCTTGCTGGTGTAGCTCAAGGTCCTAAAGATATTCCTGATACTGTAGCTCAAGCTTCAGGTGCAGCAGCAAGAGCAGCAATTCCTATGATCCAAGGAGAAGTAGAAATTGAACCTATTACTGCTGAAGTATCTAAAGATAACTGTGGTGGTTGTGAAATTTGTGTTGAATTATGTCCATTTAAAGCTTTATCCATTGTTGATGGTAAATGTGAAGTAAACATAGCTTTATGTAAAGGTTGTGGAACATGTGTAGGAGCATGTCCAACTGGTGCTTTAGATCAAGCTCACTTCAGAGATGAACAAATTTTAGCTCAAATTGAAGCAGCTTTCAATTAA
- the purE gene encoding 5-(carboxyamino)imidazole ribonucleotide mutase, translating to MIILGSGSDYKIAEKTVKVFEQMKVPYDLRVASAHRTHNRIKDIMTNYVDGIEVFIGIAGLSAHLPGVIASYTTKPVIAVPVNGKIEGLDALLSCTEMQLGTPVATMGIDRGENAAWLACQIIACNDEKMREALVDKRNSYNHKMETSEKELIEKIAGKYYTRTEGVKHERPSVNKVLNVSKDTRVLIISENYSNMDIVHKITQTLDVIKIPSAYKVISATRSPDKLEKYMKTVDNQIDLYIVVSGLSTILSGAVVSHTTKPVIGVPCNTGKLGLDSLLSMVEMPPGVPTATMGVDAGENAALYVARILSVYDENIEESLYKYMKTLHRNNYYE from the coding sequence ATGATAATATTAGGAAGTGGATCTGATTATAAGATAGCAGAAAAAACTGTGAAAGTATTCGAACAGATGAAAGTACCATATGATCTTAGAGTAGCTTCTGCACATAGAACTCATAATAGGATAAAAGATATAATGACCAATTATGTTGATGGAATAGAGGTATTTATTGGTATTGCAGGACTTTCTGCTCATCTTCCCGGAGTAATAGCATCATATACAACAAAACCTGTCATAGCAGTACCTGTAAATGGCAAAATAGAAGGATTGGATGCATTATTATCATGTACTGAGATGCAATTAGGAACACCTGTTGCAACAATGGGTATCGATAGGGGAGAAAATGCTGCATGGCTTGCTTGTCAAATCATAGCATGTAATGATGAAAAAATGAGAGAAGCACTTGTAGATAAACGTAATTCATATAATCATAAAATGGAAACCTCTGAAAAAGAATTAATTGAGAAAATTGCTGGAAAATATTATACAAGAACTGAAGGGGTTAAACATGAAAGACCATCTGTTAATAAAGTATTAAATGTTTCAAAAGATACAAGAGTACTTATAATTTCTGAAAATTATTCTAACATGGATATAGTTCATAAAATAACACAAACACTTGATGTTATAAAAATACCTTCAGCATATAAGGTTATTTCTGCAACAAGATCACCTGATAAACTTGAAAAATATATGAAAACCGTGGATAATCAAATAGATTTATACATAGTTGTTTCAGGTTTATCAACAATACTTTCAGGAGCAGTAGTATCACATACAACAAAACCAGTAATTGGAGTACCATGCAATACTGGAAAACTTGGTTTAGATTCTCTTTTGTCAATGGTTGAAATGCCTCCGGGTGTTCCAACAGCAACTATGGGGGTCGATGCTGGGGAAAATGCTGCATTATATGTTGCAAGAATTTTATCAGTATATGATGAGAATATTGAAGAATCATTATATAAATACATGAAAACATTACATAGAAATAATTATTATGAATAA